The DNA segment AAACGTCGACTAGCGGTACGTCGCTGCGAGGGATCGTCGAACTTGGCTTTGCGTTGGGACTAGGCGTATTGATCGATACGTTTTACGTCCGCACGATCTTAGTACCAAGTTTCGTTGCCGCGATTGGTAAACGCGGTAACACCTAGCAGTTGTTGAATTGGAACATGCCGTTTTTCGGCCGAAGCGACGATTGGACACATCAATGAACCGATGGTTGATCAGATTTGCCGTGGCGATCAATCACCGTTGCCAAGGTCGTCGCCAAACGATTCTAGGATCAGATTGACCTCCGCTTCTTCGTGCTGTTCCAAGGTGTGACGAAACTGCTTGAGTCTGGTTAGAAACGTCGAGACTTTTTCAATTTGGTCCGGCGAGATTTCTGACGCTTTGTCGGCCAGTTCGCGAATGCTCTCGAAAAGGCCTGTGTGTTCGCCACGCAGTTGCTCGGCCGTAATACTCATCTGCGGTGCAACCTCGATAGCCTCTTCGAAATATCCGAATGCTTCTTCGAGCGAAAAATGGAGCGCCAGTTGGTCGCGAAAGTCACCCAACAGAGCAGTGATCTCGGGCCAATGATTGGCCGCTGTTTGAGCGTGTTCTGCGAGCGGATCAAGTTTGTCGATTAAACATTTCAACTCTCGGTTGTCGTCTTTGATGTCCTTCAAAAACGCTGCGTTAACAGATAGCCGTCGCTTCGTATCCGAAATCGTTCGGCCAACGATCGGGCTGATGGAACGTTCCATAATTCGGTCCTTGATAAGAGTAGATGCCGCATTGTATCCAATCCGGCGGACCAAAGCCAAACCCACCTCGAATCAGGCTCGATCGATCGGTAATGGAATCACAGGGTCTAAGGAGGAAACGCCTGAACGAATCATCAGCAGTCGGTCAACCCCCATGGCCACACCTGCGCAGGCGGGCAGGCCCGATCGCATGGCCTCGACCAGGGAGGATTCGACAGTCAATGGACGGCGGCCACTTGAAACGCGAATTTGGTTGCTCTGTTGGGCGCGATTGACCAAAACATTTGCGTCAAGCAATTCGTCATATCCATTGGCTAGTTCAACGCCACGCACGATCAATTCGAACCTCGCAGCACACTTCGGATCGTCCGCCGCCGGCCGAGCTAGCGCAGCTTGGGTGATCGGATAGTTCTTGATGATCACAGGGTGTTCCATGCCCAGGGTTGGCTGGATGTGATGCGACAAAATCACATCCAGCATCAAGTCGCGATCGTCGGCGATCGATTGGGCAAGCTGCACGTCCACTTTCTGGGCCATCGACACGAGCGTCTCGATCGGTTCGTCGATCGGATCGAATCCAAGTGTCGAGCGAAAGACGTCGCGATAGTTGACGACTTCGTAGCTGTCGAAGTTCAGAATCGTGGTTGCGAGATCACCCAGCAGCGAGATTTCGGAGTTGATATCAGCATCGACTTCGTACCATTCTAACATCGTAAATTCAATGTTGTGATGGTCGCCCGACTCGCCGCTGCGAAATACAGGGCCGATGCTATAGATCGACGGCGCGCCCGCCGCCAACATTCGTTTCATCGCCAATTCGGGGGAAGTTTGTAGGTATAGAAACTCGGGCAGGTCACTGGCAATTTTTAATTGTCTTGATTCGACGCAAATCGGGTCGATGTATGCGTCGATGACGCAGTCTCGCGATAAACAGGGTGGCTGGACCTCAAGGAAGTTTCGCTGATCAAAGAACGAACGCAATTCTCGCAGCAACTCTGCTCGCTGGCGGATCAGTTCGATGTTGGGAAGCTGTGAGAATTTATTCATCGATGTGGGAAAATCATTGGTTGTAAACTACAGTTGGCTCGTTCAATGAGCATCGCTAGGCGCGTTTGTTGACTTGGGTATTCTTGCCCATGACAACATGGGCTTCATTTCGCGTTTTGCCCATCCCCTTTGCCATCTCGATTGATTGTCGCCTGGAATGTCGGATTCTGCTGAAGATCGCTACGCCCGTCAAATACAGTTTGCCCCGATTGGCAGCGATGGAAATCGTCTGATCGCAGCGTCATCCGTTGCTGTGCTGGGCTGTGGCGCATTGGGCACCGTCGCAGCGGAAGTTCTGGCGCGAGCCGGCGTTGGCAAGTTGACGTTGATCGATCGCGACGTGGTTGAATGGACCAACTTGCAGCGACAATCTCTGTTCGACGAAGCAGATGCTCGCGAAGGTCGTTCGAAGGCCGCCGCCGCTTGCGAGCGAATTTCACAAATCAACAGTAGCATCAGGGTCGTGCCAATTGTCGCTGATGTCGGTGCCGGGAACATTCGCGACTTACTGGGCGAGGTCGATTTGGTGATCGACGCTGCAGATAATTTCTCGTTGCGTTTCTTGTTGAACGACTGGTCTTTGGCAACCAAGACCGCTTGGGTCCATGGTGGATGCGTCGGTGCGTCGGGGCAGGTTCGATTGTTCACCGGCCAAGGTCGACCATGTTTTCGATGTGTCGTTCCCGAACCACCGCCGGCGTCGGCGGTCCAGACTTGCGATACGGCGGGCGTTGTTGGCTCGGTCACTCATGTGATCGCCAGCCTGCAGGCGACCGAAGCGATCAAGTGGTTGTCGGGCAATCAAGCGGCCGTTCATCAAACCATGTTGTCGATTGATCTGTGGAATAATCGCTTTCGCGAAATCGAGATTCCTTCGACACTATCGGCGGGCTGCGTCGCCTGTGACAACGGCGAACTGCAGTTCTTGGACGGGGCCCGCGGAATCGTGGATCAGTCGGCCGCCGTGCTGTGTGGTCGAAACGCAGTTCAAATCAATCGCAGTCAAAACGGCGCGGTCGATTTAACGATGATGGCCGATCGGTGGAAAGGGATTGGGCGAGTGCAAGCTAACGCGTTCTTTATTCGACTGCATCCCAGTGATACTCACACGGTCACCCTGTTTCGGGATGGCCGCGTGGTGGTTACCGGTACCGATCAAGTTAGCGAGGCTCGCAGTTTGTTTGATCGGTACGTGGGCGGCTGAGGTCACTTTTTCTTTACAGGGCTATCCAGTGGAATCAACGGAAATTCGGTGGACGGCGCTCGAACATCGGCCATCATTTTTTCCAGTTCTTTGACGATCATTGGGTGATCGCTAGCGACATTCTTCGTTTCGCCAATGTCAGTCGCGATGTTGTACAGTTCGGTTTCAAGCTTGCCTTTCTGCATGTTTTGGCGGACGGCTTTCCAGTCACCCACGCGGATGGTTTGCTGGCCTCCATAACCTGTAAATTCGCGGTACAAGTAAGGTCGTTCGGGCTGCGCGTTGCCAAGCAGTGTCGGCAGTAGTGAAATGCCGTCGATATTCTTGGGCACATTTTCCGCTTGCCCAATCGCATCTAGTAGCGTTGGCATCCAATCTTCGAATCCGCTGATACGGTCGCTCGTCGAACCGGGCGCTACATGCCCTGGCCAACGAACAATCGTTGGCACGCGGACACCGCCCTCGTAGAGAGAACCTTTCAAGCCTCGCAGTTCGCCGACACTTGAAAAGAAAGTGTAGTCAACTTCCTCGCCCAGGTGAGTCGTCCCGTTGTCGCTGGTGAAGACGACGATGGTGTTTTCGGCCAAGCCGAGTTCATCGAGCAACGACAACAGATTGCCGACGTAACGATCCAGTCGTGAAATCATCGCTGCATAAGCGGCACGCGGTGTGAAGTGGGGCGTGTACCCATTGCGCTCGCGAGTGAAGGGTGGGTCGTTCCAACCAAGATCGGTGTACGGTTTTAGTTCCTCGTCGGGTACATGCAGAGCAACGTGCGGGATCATGCTGGGATAGTACAGAAAGAATGGCTGCTGGCGGTTTGTCTTAACGAACTCCATCGCTGCCGCATTGATTCGATCCGGTGCATAGTCTTGTCCTTTAAAGACGTCATAGCTGTGTGGATCGGCGGGATCCGCACCGTCGGCAAGTCCAGCGTGTCCAGGTACAGCGGGCGAATTGTTTAAGTCGATACGTTTCCCATCATTCCACAGATAGGGCGGGTAATAGCTGTGCGCGTGCGCTTGACACAAGTAGCCCGTGAAATGATCCAGTCCTTGGCGAAGTGGTTCACCGGTTGAGTCCGGTCCTCCCAGCCCCCACTTTCCGAAAGCTCCAGTCGCATATCCGTGACGCTTCATCAACTCGGGCAATGTTACCTCGTCATCGGGAATCGGTAGCTGTCCTTCCGGCGGAGTCGAGCGATTGTCACGGACGAAGGCGTGCCCTGGATGCTTGCCCGTCAGCAGTACGCAACGCGACGGTGCGCAGACCGCGTTGCCGCTGTAATGCTGGGTCAGACGCATTCCTTCAGCAGCCAATTTGTCCAAGTTTGGCGTCTTGATCTTGGTTTGCCCGAATGACCCGAGTTCTCGAAAGCCTAAGTCATCCGCCAGGATGAAGACAACGTTGGGAGGTCCGTTCGAATCGGCGCTGACCGGCGTTGTGAGTAGGGTCAGTACAAAAAGTGCTGCAGATGTCGCGACGATAAACGTAGCTGTTTTGCGTCGGAATTGATGTGGGAATGACCGGTGGAAAGCGGCCCGGATCTTGGCACGAATTTGACTCATATTGATTCCCATTCGAAGGACTGAGGGTGTGATGCGTTCGTTTTGGTCGGGTATCGGGCCGCTTGGTCACTTGAATCTACGATCAAGAAACAAGGGTGAACAACTAGGAACCACGGACGATGATTCCTGAGTTGATCACCCGGGCAGCGAGAAACCGACCTCGGCAGCATGCACAGCATCTTCGTTCCCGCATCACAAGTCAAATCTTTGGCTCGTGGCTGCCTGGCGATTCAAGAAATGGAACGTTTGCCGCTTCATTTCTCTCGAAAACATGAAATTTGCCTGTGATCGTTAAGAACCTTTTGGACGACGAATCGACGATAGGACTGTCGGTCGATCTTGCTCTCGCAATTATACTGCTGGCGATCATCGTGACGCTGGTAAGCGAGTTTGTGCCACGCACTCTTCATTACTGCAACTATAGTTGGCTCATGGCTTCATCCGACGAGATAACGACGTTTAATCCGCTGGGCAACTACGAGTGGCCGGTACGTCCGGCCGAAGAGAGTCTGCGGCGGATGGCAGGGGATTTGTGGCGAACGTTCAGACGCAAGAATGAGCCCGATCCGTTCATTTCGGATGAGTCGTTGCGGTGGACGAATCGTTCCCGGCTGAATGAAATTGCTGCTCCGCCAGCGTGCGGGCCGGTGCTGTCAGAGTTGCAAGCGACGTTCGCCGAATGGATCGCAGATCAAGAACCGTCGCACTGGTTGCAATTGGTGGTTCTTCCGCCTTGCGACCAGAATGACATCGTGCGGTCATGGGCCTTGGTCAACGACCATGTGATCCTCGAGCCACCCGCAAGGGATTCGATTTTAGATCCCGAATCGGAATTTGAGTTGCCAGAAATTCGTGGCGATGGCGTGATCGTCGTACCTCGTCTCGAGCACTGGTTCTTGCGGCATCACAACGGTTTGCGGGAAGTTCGGACTTTGTTGCATCAGTTGTCACGGCTGCAGAGGCACTGCGTGATCGGTTGCAATAGTTGGGCGTGGGGATTTCTCTCGAAGGTCGCAAACGCTGATTCGGTCTTTCCGTGCGGACTGACATTCGAAGCATTTCATGCGGCGCGTTTGCGTCGTTGGTTTAGCGAACTCGCGTCGGAGGGCGAAGACCGTGGGAGGACCTTTCGTTCGTCAATCGATGGCAAGGATGTGTTCGCCGCGTCGGATCAAAAGGAAACGCCGAGCGACTTCTTTTTTCAATTGGCGGCGCGCAGTTTCGGGATTCCATGGGTCGCTTGGCATTTGTGGCGGCGAAGTATTCGCTTGGGGCCTGATCAAGACCAAGGTGCCGAGCCAATGTTCGCCGATGAGGAAACTCTTTGGATTGCCGCACTAGAAGATTTCAAAATGCCTAAGCAGGACGTTGATTCGGCGTTGTTGCTTCTGCAGGCGTTGCTGATTCACGATACGCTCACCGCTGAACAGATTGATTTGGTCGTGCCGCTCGGTGGCGTCGGCGTGCTAGCGTCGCTTGTGCGTGCGGGCTTTGTATTGCGTCAGGATCAGCAATACGCCTGCGCTCCGGCCGCCTATCACGTCATCCGCACTCAGTTAGATGCCGCCGGTTTCCCTATGGACCAACTCTGATGCCGCAAGAAATCAATGTCAAACCGACGGAAGCAGCCGAGTCTGTGCAGGGTTCAGTCGCAGCAAAAGACAATGCAGTCCAGTTGATCAACGATCTGCAAGACATCAGCTTTGGTGAAATTGCGGTGGTGATTGTAGCAACGTGGGTTGCAATCGTTTTGGCAAGACGTGTGCTACCGTTCCTGGCTGAACGCGGTCCAAATCAAGTGAGACTGTATCTCTTGGGTGCGGTGCCGATTATTCGGTTGCTGTTGATGACAGT comes from the Rubripirellula reticaptiva genome and includes:
- a CDS encoding hemerythrin domain-containing protein, which produces MERSISPIVGRTISDTKRRLSVNAAFLKDIKDDNRELKCLIDKLDPLAEHAQTAANHWPEITALLGDFRDQLALHFSLEEAFGYFEEAIEVAPQMSITAEQLRGEHTGLFESIRELADKASEISPDQIEKVSTFLTRLKQFRHTLEQHEEAEVNLILESFGDDLGNGD
- the epmA gene encoding EF-P lysine aminoacylase EpmA — encoded protein: MNKFSQLPNIELIRQRAELLRELRSFFDQRNFLEVQPPCLSRDCVIDAYIDPICVESRQLKIASDLPEFLYLQTSPELAMKRMLAAGAPSIYSIGPVFRSGESGDHHNIEFTMLEWYEVDADINSEISLLGDLATTILNFDSYEVVNYRDVFRSTLGFDPIDEPIETLVSMAQKVDVQLAQSIADDRDLMLDVILSHHIQPTLGMEHPVIIKNYPITQAALARPAADDPKCAARFELIVRGVELANGYDELLDANVLVNRAQQSNQIRVSSGRRPLTVESSLVEAMRSGLPACAGVAMGVDRLLMIRSGVSSLDPVIPLPIDRA
- a CDS encoding ThiF family adenylyltransferase; translated protein: MSDSAEDRYARQIQFAPIGSDGNRLIAASSVAVLGCGALGTVAAEVLARAGVGKLTLIDRDVVEWTNLQRQSLFDEADAREGRSKAAAACERISQINSSIRVVPIVADVGAGNIRDLLGEVDLVIDAADNFSLRFLLNDWSLATKTAWVHGGCVGASGQVRLFTGQGRPCFRCVVPEPPPASAVQTCDTAGVVGSVTHVIASLQATEAIKWLSGNQAAVHQTMLSIDLWNNRFREIEIPSTLSAGCVACDNGELQFLDGARGIVDQSAAVLCGRNAVQINRSQNGAVDLTMMADRWKGIGRVQANAFFIRLHPSDTHTVTLFRDGRVVVTGTDQVSEARSLFDRYVGG
- a CDS encoding arylsulfatase produces the protein MSQIRAKIRAAFHRSFPHQFRRKTATFIVATSAALFVLTLLTTPVSADSNGPPNVVFILADDLGFRELGSFGQTKIKTPNLDKLAAEGMRLTQHYSGNAVCAPSRCVLLTGKHPGHAFVRDNRSTPPEGQLPIPDDEVTLPELMKRHGYATGAFGKWGLGGPDSTGEPLRQGLDHFTGYLCQAHAHSYYPPYLWNDGKRIDLNNSPAVPGHAGLADGADPADPHSYDVFKGQDYAPDRINAAAMEFVKTNRQQPFFLYYPSMIPHVALHVPDEELKPYTDLGWNDPPFTRERNGYTPHFTPRAAYAAMISRLDRYVGNLLSLLDELGLAENTIVVFTSDNGTTHLGEEVDYTFFSSVGELRGLKGSLYEGGVRVPTIVRWPGHVAPGSTSDRISGFEDWMPTLLDAIGQAENVPKNIDGISLLPTLLGNAQPERPYLYREFTGYGGQQTIRVGDWKAVRQNMQKGKLETELYNIATDIGETKNVASDHPMIVKELEKMMADVRAPSTEFPLIPLDSPVKKK